The following coding sequences are from one Bos mutus isolate GX-2022 chromosome 22, NWIPB_WYAK_1.1, whole genome shotgun sequence window:
- the SEC61G gene encoding protein transport protein Sec61 subunit gamma — translation MSGGVGCWYLGVVSGSCGRLSVGSCATCLWLLSRRGADIMDQVMQFVEPSRQFVKDSIRLVKRCTKPDRKEFQKIAMATAIGFAIMGFIGFFVKLIHIPINNIIVGG, via the exons ATGAGCGGAGGGGTGGGCTGCTGGTATTTGGGCGTGGTTTCCGGTTCCTGTGGGCGTCTGTCTGTCGGCTCTTGTGCTACGTGTCTTTGGCTGTTGAGCAGACGCGGAGCAG ACATCATGGATCAGGTAATGCAGTTCGTTGAGCCAAGTCGGCAGTTTGTGAAAGACTCAATTCGGCTGGTTAAAAGATGCACCAAACCTGATAGAAAAG AATTCCAGAAGATTGCCATGGCAACAGCAATAGGATTCGCTATAATGGGATTCATTGGCTTTTTTGTGAAATTGATCCATATTCCTATTAATAACATCATTGT tGGTGGCTGA